The following coding sequences lie in one Lysobacter capsici genomic window:
- a CDS encoding VIT1/CCC1 transporter family protein — translation MTKPQSRSRYPERHRSERVGWLRAAVLGANDGIVSIAGLVVGVAASGASPAAILTSGIAGTVAGAMSMAAGEYVSVQSQADTERADIAVEQRELDDDPQSELDELARIYVQRGLSPELAHEVAQQLTAHDALGSHARDELGITDTLRARPVQAALTSAAAFVTGAVLPIAAVLLAPTGRTEAVAIPITLIGLSISGALAAWTGGAPVLRGALRVAFWGALAMAAASVVGRLFDVHV, via the coding sequence ATGACCAAACCGCAATCGCGCAGCCGCTATCCCGAACGCCATCGCTCCGAGCGCGTGGGCTGGCTGCGCGCGGCCGTGCTCGGCGCCAACGACGGCATCGTCTCGATCGCCGGGCTGGTGGTCGGCGTCGCCGCCAGCGGCGCATCGCCGGCCGCGATCCTGACCAGCGGCATCGCCGGCACCGTCGCCGGCGCGATGTCGATGGCGGCCGGCGAATACGTGTCGGTGCAATCGCAGGCCGACACCGAACGCGCCGACATCGCGGTGGAGCAGCGCGAACTCGACGACGATCCGCAAAGCGAACTGGACGAACTCGCGCGCATCTACGTGCAGCGCGGGTTGAGTCCGGAGCTCGCGCACGAAGTCGCGCAACAGCTGACCGCGCACGATGCGCTCGGCAGCCATGCGCGCGACGAACTGGGCATCACCGACACCTTGCGTGCGCGGCCGGTGCAGGCGGCGCTGACTTCCGCGGCGGCGTTCGTGACCGGCGCGGTGCTGCCGATCGCCGCGGTGCTGCTGGCCCCGACCGGCCGAACCGAAGCGGTCGCGATCCCGATCACCCTGATCGGCCTGTCGATCTCCGGCGCGCTCGCGGCCTGGACCGGCGGCGCACCGGTGCTGCGCGGCGCGCTGCGGGTCGCGTTCTGGGGCGCGCTGGCGATGGCCGCGGCGAGCGTGGTCGGCCGCCTGTTCGACGTACACGTCTGA
- a CDS encoding peptide ABC transporter substrate-binding protein yields the protein MQRYGAALPLALALLWLIAPGARAQAAATMLERGNGPEPSTLDAHRCQEVACGNVLRDLYEGLVTEDARGRLIPGMAQRWSVSADGRSWTFTLREGLQWSNGEPIDANQIVASFRRAFAPATAAPFGELFDALDNAQAVQAGKLPPQRLGVSASDARTVVFRLNRSAGLPALLTLPIAFPVYLPAVEQYGAQHTRPGRLVSNGAYRLAAWTPQANLVVEKNPRFHDAAAVAIERVRFQVTEDAAAELQRFAAGDLHITEVVPPQPLPALRKRFGTQLRLSPYLGAFWLGINLTRPPLRSAACATPPCEDRELALRRALTLAIDRDKLTRYVTGLGETPAYGIVPPGIAGYTPAAMPWRSLSQAEREAHARALYRHAGYSDDKPLVIELRYNTSTPHRRLTLAVAAMWRQTLGVQVRLRNEEWKVFVQNRKQRTITQVFRGGWIGDLADARNFLAAFGSDGPLNWMGYDDAGYRERLAKADAAHSEAARNAWLRAAEQRLLNDNAAIPLYFYSSKHLVAGNVRGFEANALDRHASRWLSLSP from the coding sequence CACTGGCGCTGGCGTTGCTGTGGCTGATAGCGCCGGGCGCGCGGGCGCAGGCCGCCGCGACGATGCTCGAACGCGGCAACGGCCCGGAGCCGAGCACATTGGACGCCCACCGCTGCCAGGAAGTCGCCTGCGGCAACGTGCTGCGCGACCTGTACGAAGGCCTGGTCACCGAGGACGCGCGCGGCCGGCTGATCCCGGGCATGGCGCAGCGCTGGTCGGTCTCGGCCGACGGCCGCAGTTGGACCTTCACCCTGCGCGAGGGCCTGCAATGGAGCAACGGCGAGCCGATCGACGCGAACCAGATCGTCGCCAGTTTCCGCCGCGCGTTCGCTCCGGCCACGGCCGCGCCGTTCGGCGAACTGTTCGACGCGCTCGACAACGCGCAGGCGGTGCAGGCCGGCAAACTGCCGCCGCAGCGGCTCGGCGTGAGCGCGAGCGACGCGCGCACCGTGGTGTTCCGCTTGAACCGCAGCGCCGGCTTGCCGGCCTTGCTGACCTTGCCGATCGCGTTCCCGGTGTATCTGCCCGCGGTCGAACAGTACGGCGCGCAACATACGCGACCGGGGCGATTGGTATCGAACGGTGCGTACCGGTTGGCCGCGTGGACGCCGCAGGCCAACCTGGTGGTGGAGAAGAACCCGCGTTTCCACGACGCCGCCGCGGTCGCGATCGAACGCGTGCGCTTCCAGGTCACCGAAGACGCCGCGGCCGAACTGCAGCGCTTCGCCGCCGGCGACCTGCACATCACCGAGGTGGTGCCGCCGCAGCCGTTGCCCGCCTTGCGCAAACGCTTCGGCACGCAACTGCGCTTGTCGCCGTACCTGGGCGCGTTCTGGCTCGGCATCAACCTGACCCGCCCGCCGCTGCGCAGCGCCGCCTGCGCGACGCCGCCTTGCGAGGATCGCGAACTCGCGCTGCGGCGCGCGCTGACCCTGGCGATCGATCGCGACAAACTCACCCGCTACGTCACCGGCCTGGGCGAAACCCCGGCCTACGGCATCGTTCCGCCCGGCATCGCCGGCTATACGCCCGCGGCGATGCCGTGGCGGTCGTTGAGCCAGGCCGAACGCGAAGCGCATGCGCGTGCGCTGTACCGGCATGCGGGGTATTCGGACGACAAGCCGTTGGTGATCGAACTGCGCTACAACACCTCGACCCCCCACCGGCGCCTGACCCTGGCGGTCGCCGCGATGTGGCGGCAGACCCTCGGCGTGCAGGTGCGATTGCGCAACGAGGAATGGAAAGTGTTCGTGCAGAACCGCAAGCAGCGCACCATCACCCAGGTGTTCCGCGGCGGCTGGATCGGCGACCTGGCCGATGCGCGCAACTTCCTCGCCGCGTTCGGCAGCGACGGGCCGCTGAACTGGATGGGCTACGACGACGCGGGTTATCGCGAACGCCTGGCCAAGGCCGATGCGGCGCATTCGGAAGCCGCGCGCAACGCCTGGCTGCGCGCGGCCGAACAGCGCCTGTTGAACGACAACGCGGCGATTCCCTTGTATTTCTACAGCTCCAAACATCTGGTCGCCGGCAACGTGCGCGGCTTCGAAGCCAACGCCCTCGATCGCCACGCCAGCCGCTGGCTGAGTCTGTCGCCATGA